In Xiphophorus couchianus chromosome 24, X_couchianus-1.0, whole genome shotgun sequence, a single genomic region encodes these proteins:
- the cptp gene encoding ceramide-1-phosphate transfer protein codes for MADSENQKFCLQEVLESFKSCLSPEKEIYIEHYVSGWRGLVKLLNSLGSLFGFISKDAVSKTQILMNYLKSENGPHYATVQSMVKFELDNELVDVDKKGIYPESGCRTLLRLHRALRWLQLFLERLRTSKEDDKTSVMCRDAYNESLAQHHPWLIRKSAGMAFYSLPVRLAFFEVMNVGTPEQVVDVLGKAVPLLCEVYQITEELYQKHNLHDLP; via the exons ATGGCAGATTCGGAGAACCAGAAATTCTGTCTGCAGGAGGTCCTGGAGAGTTTTAAATCGTGTCTATCGCCAGAAAAAGAAATCTACATCGAACACTACGTTTCTGGATGGAGGGGTCTTGTGAA GCTTCTGAACAGCTTGGGGAGCCTCTTCGGTTTCATCTCTAAAGATGCTGTCAGCAAGACCCAGATCCTGATGAACTACCTGAAGAGTGAGAACGGCCCTCACTACGCCACAGTGCAGTCCATGGTCAAGTTTGAGCTGGACAATGAACTGGTGGACGTGGACAAGAAGGGTATCTATCCTGAGTCGGGTTGCCGCACTCTGCTGAGGCTCCACCGTGCATTGAGGTGGCTTCAGCTCTTCCTGGAACGCCTGCGGACCAGCAAGGAAGACGACAAGACTTCAGTCATGTGCAGGGACGCCTACAATGAGTCCCTGGCCCAGCACCACCCGTGGCTGATCCGTAAGTCAGCTGGCATGGCTTTCTACAGCCTTCCTGTAAGACTGGCTTTCTTTGAAGTGATGAACGTCGGCACACCTGAGCAGGTCGTGGACGTCCTGGGGAAGGCCGTGCCTCTCCTTTGTGAGGTGTACCAGATCACAGAGGAACTTTACCAGAAACACAACCTGCACGATTTACCATAG
- the ubxn10 gene encoding UBX domain-containing protein 10: MHLARPKSSKGRSRPAVDSLLHPGGSHIDPKAPNYHLRGKPDGTVRSLSEPELRQSRRWNREELLHLLPQEHDAVPKASLNKYQVLPSIPTRQSEERSPKNLDEMMVQLNLSGEVTKRKDGQLSMGARCEPSETALTPNSGSLLLAIRAPCGRRFEQYFDPTDTLRTVRASAEARFAATYRKAFIETMDVPRRTFTDMDMTLEQCGILNRSVLCISYHFQHY, from the coding sequence ATGCATTTAGCAAGACCAAAGTCTTCGAAAGGGAGGAGCAGACCCGCCGTTGACAGCTTGCTACATCCAGGTGGTTCACACATCGACCCGAAGGCCCCAAACTATCATCTCAGGGGCAAGCCGGACGGAACCGTCCGCTCCCTGTCCGAGCCTGAGCTTCGGCAGTCCCGGCGGTGGAACAGGGAGGAACTTCTGCACTTGCTACCGCAGGAGCATGATGCTGTTCCTAAAGCATCTCTAAACAAGTACCAAGTCCTTCCATCCATACCGACCAGGCAGTCCGAGGAGAGGTCGCCGAAGAACTTGGATGAAATGATGGTACAGCTCAATCTGTCTGGAGAAGTGACCAAAAGAAAAGATGGACAGCTCAGTATGGGAGCCCGGTGTGAACCCTCAGAAACAGCACTAACACCTAATTCAGGCAGTTTGCTTCTGGCTATAAGAGCGCCGTGCGGTCGGAGGTTTGAGCAGTACTTTGACCCCACAGACACCCTGCGGACGGTGAGAGCCAGCGCAGAGGCCCGGTTTGCTGCCACCTACAGAAAGGCTTTCATCGAGACCATGGATGTGCCACGCAGAACCTTTACAGACATGGACATGACCCTGGAGCAGTGTGGCATCCTGAACAGATCAGTGCTGTGCATCTCTTACCATTTCCAGCACTATTAA